Proteins encoded within one genomic window of Lynx canadensis isolate LIC74 chromosome B4, mLynCan4.pri.v2, whole genome shotgun sequence:
- the LOC115519288 gene encoding LOW QUALITY PROTEIN: olfactory receptor 2AP1-like (The sequence of the model RefSeq protein was modified relative to this genomic sequence to represent the inferred CDS: inserted 3 bases in 2 codons) produces the protein MKNKTRLTECILLGLTDVPELQVVVFTFMFLAYLLSIIRNLTILILTLLDSHLQTPMYFFLWNFSLLEMSFTNIFIPRVLISITTGNKSISLAGCFTQYFFAVFLRATEFYLLAAMSYDRYVTICKPLHYMAIMSSRVCTQMVLYSWLAGLLVIIPLIPLMSQQDFCASNRLNHYFCDYEPLRKLSCSDTSLIKKVVFLVASVTLLVTLXLLTLSYMFIIRIILKLPSXEQRTKAFSTCSSHMTMISPSYGSCFFTFINPSAKKKNTFNKGAALLITTVTPLLNPFIYTLRNQQVKQAFKDIVKKLVNL, from the exons atgaaaaataaaaccaggttGACTGAATGTATCCTGCTGGGTCTAACAGATGTCCCTGAACTCCAGGTGGTGGTTTTCACCTTTATGTTCCTTGCTTATTTACTCAGCATCATCAGAAATCTGACTATCCTCATCCTCACCTTGCTGGACTCCCACCTTCAGACTcccatgtatttctttctctggaacTTCTCTTTATTAGAAATGTCCTTCACAAACATTTTCATTCCCAGGGTCCTGATCAGCATCACAACAGGGAATAAGAGTATCAGTTTAGCTGGCTGCTTCACTCAGTATTTCTTTGCAGTATTCCTCAGGGCAACAGAGTTTTATCTTCTGGCTGCCATGTCCTATGACCGCTATGTGACCATATGCAAACCCCTGCATTACATGGCCATTATGAGCAGCAGAGTTTGTACCCAAATGGTTCTCTACTCTTGGCTGGCTGGGTTACTGGTTATTATACCACTAATCCCTCTGATGAGTCAACAGGACTTTTGTGCATCCAACAGGCTGAATCATTATTTCTGTGACTATGAGCCCCTCCGGAAACTCTCCTGTTCAGACACAAGCCTCATCAAGAAGGTTGTCTTTCTTGTGGCATCTGTGACCCTACTGGTCACTCT ACTGCTGACTCTCTCCTATATGTTCATAATCAGGATTATTCTGAAGCTCCCCT GGGAGCAAAGGACAAAAGCCTTTTCCACCTGTTCTTCCCATATGACCATGATCTCTCCCTCCTATGGAAGCTGCTTCTTCACATTCATTAACCcctcagcaaaaaaaaagaacacatttaacAAGGGAGCAGCTCTACTCATTACTACAGTCACACCTTTATTGAACCCCTTCATTTATACCCTAAGGAACCAACAGGTAAAGCAAGCCTTCAAGGATATAGTCAAAAAGCTTGTGAATCTTTAA